From the genome of Metarhizium brunneum chromosome 4, complete sequence, one region includes:
- the hyou1 gene encoding Hypoxia up-regulated protein 1: MANSRPSPLMMLLGAVIFFSANVFASAAVLGIDIGTEYIKAALLKPGTPLEIVLTKDSRRKETSAVAFKPLNSGPKAAQFPERLYGAKAMAVAARFPDEVYPNLKTLLGLPVDDASVQEYAARHPALQLQAHSTRGTAAFKTKTLVPEEDAWLVEELLAMELQSVQKNAQATAGHGSSVRSVVLTVPSFYTVEEKRAVHLAAELAGLKVLSLISDGMAVGLNYATSRQFPNINAGEKPEYHLIFDMGAGYTTASVLRFQSRTVKDVGKYNKTVQEVQVLGSGWDRTLGGDSLNYLIMDDMISQFVETQAAKGISATAQGVRSHGRTMAMLAKEAERLRHVLSASQNTQASFQGLYEDVDFKYMVTRDDFETMSEAHAKRIEAVINDAIKMSGIELSDMTSIILHGGATRTPFVQKALEKAAGSADKVQSTVNSDEAAVFGAGFRAAELSPSFRVKEIRIFEGPMYAAGLKRANGEKRQRLWTAISPLGGVAKEITFNDHDDFALSFYQQVGDDDRDIASLSTKNLTATVAAIKEKYPSCVESEIVFKLGVKLLGENGEIQVVRAAVECEAEVTVKERIVDGVKNLFGFGKKDQKPLKGNEKNADSKKPEGSEEAPKAEAKSSATSSSSTTDSSTASSSSESAAPSEEVREVKQKQTVSIPVEVVLEKAGAPTLTKSELVKAKDRLKAFAASDKAKVQRAEALSQLEAYTYNVRDLLDGDSFIDASTEKERADLAKQSSEIGDWLSGDGADATTEILKAKLKILQDVVVPVQTRIEEAEKRPGRITALKDSIKRISEYLDSIHKQIAEYEEWEATASSASASGSSTTSASAETPTGEFDGLEDDDAKDTKNDNKPEEQPGPIPPLFKKEELKDLETLVKTTSEWLSKMQPQQEKLPSNANPVLLVKDISEKIQKLDKVSMDLALKGAKGFGGKAKKAAQNLKKGKSKKGEGAEDFKGQRFTEDQLEEMLEKIKAMEKEKKPEKTEKTEKAKESSEKPGHDEL; the protein is encoded by the coding sequence TCCTGACGAAAGATTCCCGGCGTAAAGAAACCTCTGCAGTTGCATTCAAGCCACTCAACAGTGGCCCCAAGGCTGCTCAGTTCCCCGAACGACTATACGGTGCGAAAGCCATGGCGGTCGCCGCTCGGTTTCCCGACGAAGTCTACCCCAACTTAAAGACGCTTCTTGGCCTTCCCGTCGACGATGCCTCGGTTCAAGAATATGCAGCACGTCACCCAGCCTTGCAGCTGCAGGCTCATAGCACACGCGGCACAGCTGCTTTCAAAACCAAGACACTGGTCCCCGAAGAAGATGCATGGCTGGTTGAAGAGCTGTTGGCTATGGAACTCCAGAGCGTACAAAAGAACGCCCAGGCAACGGCCGGTCATGGCTCTTCTGTACGATCCGTCGTACTCACTGTCCCCTCCTTTTACACTGTCGAGGAGAAGCGCGCTGTTCATCTGGCCGCCGAATTAGCTGGCCTCAAGGTCCTCAGCTTGATCAGCGACGGCATGGCTGTTGGTTTGAACTACGCTACTAGTCGCCAGTTCCCAAACATTAATGCAGGCGAGAAGCCCGAGTACCACCTCATCTTCGACATGGGAGCCGGTTACACCACTGCCTCTGTTCTGCGCTTCCAAAGCCGTACTGTTAAAGATGTCGGGAAATACAACAAGACTGTCCAGGAGGTCCAGGTTCTTGGTAGCGGCTGGGACAGGACTCTTGGTGGTGACTCCCTCAACTACCTGATCATGGATGACATGATTTCACAATTTGTTGAGACACAGGCAGCAAAAGGCATTTCTGCCACGGCTCAGGGTGTCAGGTCCCACGGACGgacaatggccatgttggccaaggaagccGAGCGACTGCGACACGTTCTCAGCGCCAGTCAAAACACCCAGGCTAGTTTCCAGGGGCTCTACGAAGATGTCGACTTCAAGTACATGGTCACCCGTGACGACTTTGAGACCATGTCTGAGGCTCACGCTAAGAGAATCGAAGCCGTCATCAACGATGCCATTAAGATGTCTGGTATCGAATTGAGCGACATGACTTCCATCATCTTACATGGAGGTGCCACTCGCACTCCGTTTGTTCAGAAGGCTCTTGAAAAAGCTGCTGGCTCCGCTGACAAAGTACAGTCCACTGTTAACTCTGATGAAGCTGCCGTGTTTGGTGCCGGTTTCCGTGCCGCTGAGTTGAGCCCTAGCTTTCGAGTCAAGGAAATCAGGATCTTTGAAGGCCCCATGTACGCTGCCGGCCTGAAGCGTGCGAACGGCGAAAAGCGACAGCGTCTCTGGACTGCTATCTCACCTCTGGGCGGTGTCGCAAAGGAAATAACTTTTAACGACCACGATGACTTTGCGCTTTCCTTCTACCAACAagttggtgacgacgacagGGATATCGCTTCATTGTCGACTAAGAACCTGACTGCTACTGTGGCagccatcaaggagaagtACCCCTCCTGCGTGGAGTCTGAAATTGTGTTCAAGCTTGGTGTTAAGTTACTTGGCGAAAATGGAGAGATCCAGGTCGTCAGGGCAGCTGTAGAATGCGAGGCCGAAGTAACTGTGAAGGAACGTAttgtcgacggcgtcaagAACTTGTTTGGCTTTGGGAAGAAGGATCAGAAGCCTCTCAAGGGCAATGAGAAGAATGCCGATTCTAAAAAACCCGAGGGCTCTGAGGAGGCCCCGAAGGCAGAAGCCAAGTCGTCCGCCACGTCTTCATCCTCCACGACCGACTCATCCACCGCCTCCAGTTCGTCCGAGTCAGCTGCCCCTAGCGAGGAAGTCAGAGAGGTGAAGCAAAAACAGACTGTTTCAATTCCTGTTGAAGTTGTGTTGGAGAAGGCGGGCGCTCCTACACTGACCAAGTCCGAGCTGGTCAAAGCCAAGGATAGACTCAAAGCATTCGCAGCCtctgacaaggccaaggttcAGCGCGCGGAAGCTCTCAGCCAGCTTGAAGCCTACACTTATAATGTCCGAGATCTCCTGGATGGAGACTCGTTCATCGATGCCTCGACAGAGAAGGAACGCGCTGACTTGGCTAAACAATCCAGTGAAATCGGCGATTGGTTATCTGGGGATGGAGCCGACGCTACTACGGAAATCCTCAAAGCTAAGCTGAAGATTCTTCAAGACGTTGTTGTACCTGTACAGACGAGAATCGAAGAGGCCGAAAAGCGACCTGGGCGGATCACTGCACTGAAGGATTCCATAAAGCGCATTAGCGAGTACCTTGACTCCATACACAAGCAAATTGCAGAATATGAAGAGTGGGAGGCAACGGCTTCTTCCGCTAGCGCCAGCGGATCATCAACGACATCTGCTTCGGCCGAGACTCCGACGGGCGAGTTCGATGGtctcgaggacgacgacgccaaggaCACTAAGAATGACAATAAGCCCGAGGAGCAGCCTGGCCCCATCCCACCTCTGTTTAAGAAGGAAGAACTGAAGGACTTGGAAACACTTGTCAAAACCACCAGTGAGTGGCTTAGTAAGATGCAGCCTCAACAAGAGAAACTGCCCAGTAATGCGAACCCTGTTCTCCTTGTCAAGGACATTTCCGAGAAGATCCAGAAGCTTGACAAGGTCAGCATGGATCTGGCCCTCAAGGGAGCCAAAGGCTTTGGAggcaaggccaaaaaggccgCCCAGAACCTCAAGAAGGGAAAGTCAAAGAAGGGCGAGGGCGCTGAAGATTTCAAGGGTCAGCGTTTCACGGAAGACCAACTGGAAGAGATGTTGGAGAAAatcaaggccatggagaaggagaagaagcccgAGAAGACTGAGAAGACTGAGAAGGCTAAGGAGAGCAGCGAGAAGCCAGGGCATGATGAGTTGTAg
- the EAPA_5 gene encoding Endothiapepsin: protein MRAVPVLSAAFAALSLCAAVPFEGNTLDCFSLEAKSRPEGRRDFLSDWQAAHNRWGKTKPVPGSNMALKGDGSVTAEPLDNDQAYVTEVEFGTPAQKLKMILDTGSSDVWVQSSDSVYRVNENGPWAPRYLPKNSSTSTRVDKAFWGVEYLDGTTATGIVYRDTLRLGGLEMKHVAIESAQIMAPRFERETSVSGIMGLAKRLPNNITPPTPSFLSLLRSRLKKPVFTVDLRRNASSRFDFGYINESMAADNITWLDSNPDSPHWDIELELTAWRGKNPMWMYHKFQATVDTGTSLLFLPDPLASRYWEDVPGVQKSGLLSGVYKFPCEGSQDLPDLLFKLPTEHVIRIPGPYLNYGPLDTEPSLCWAGMQSAEDMAGTILGNVMLKAVFVAFDVGKNRIGLANKILHDA, encoded by the exons ATGCGGGCAGTCCCTGTTCTCTCGGCAGCTTTTGCCGCCCTGTCTCTCTGTGCTGCGGTGCCTTTTGAGGGTAACACACTGGACTGCTTCTCTTTGGAGGCGAAGTCTCGGCCGGAGGGGAGGAGGGACTTCCTGAGCGACTGGCAAGCAGCTCATAATCGATGGGGGAAGACTAAACCTGTGCCGGGCTCCAACATGGCATTGAAGGGGG ATGGGTCTGTCACAGCCGAGCCCTTGGATAATGACCAAGCATATGTGACAGAAGTTGAGTTTGGAACGCCAGCTCAGAAGCTGAAGATGATACTGGATACTGGTTCCTCGGATGT CTGGGTCCAATCTTCAGATTCAGTATACCGAGTCAACGAGAATGGCCCCTGGGCGCCTCGATACCTGCCAAAAAATTCCAGCACATCCACCCGCGTTGACAAAGCCTTCTGGGGTGTTGAGTACT TGGACGGAACCACGGCGACCGGCATCGTTTACCGTGACACACTCCGGTTGGGCGGCTTAGAAATGAAGCATGTCGCTATTGAATCGGCCCAGATCATGGCACCCCGGTTCGAACGAGAAACTAGTGTCAGCGGCATCATGGGGCTAGCAAAACGGCTTCCTAACAACATCACGCCTCCTACTCCGTCATTCCTCTCCCTACTCCGATCCCGGTTAAAGAAGCCCGTGTTTACAGTCGACCTGCGCCGAAACGCATCCAGCCGCTTCGATTTTGGGTATATCAACGAATCCATGGCTGCAGACAACATCACATGGCTGGACTCAAACCCAGACAGCCCCCACTGGGATATTGAACTAGAGCTCACCGCTTGGCGTGGTAAAAACCCAATGTGGATGTATCACAAGTTTCAGGCCACCGTCGACACCGGCACGTCTCTCTTGTTCTTGCCAGACCCCCTCGCCAGCAGATACTGGGAAGATGTCCCAGGTGTCCAGAAATCTGGCCTGCTCTCGGGCGTGTACAAATTCCCCTGTGAGGGTTCTCAAGATCTCCCCGATCTCCTATTCAAGCTTCCAACGGAACACGTTATTCGTATACCAGGCCCATATCTCAACTACGGTCCGCTCGATACGGAGCCCTCCCTCTGCTGGGCCGGCATGCAAAGCGCCGAAGACATGGCCGGGACTATCCTAGGCAACGTGATGCTCAAAGCGGTTTTCGTGGCTTTTGATGTTGGCAAAAACAGAATTGGGTTAGCTAATAAGATCCTTCACGATGCATAG